The following nucleotide sequence is from Syntrophorhabdaceae bacterium.
AGAGATTCGGGAAAAAGCGCTCGGTAAAGACCACCTCGAAGTTGCCGAAACTCTCAATTCCCTCGGGGGCCTCTACCAGTCCCGGGGCGCGATAAAAGAGGCGGAGCAGTATTTCCGGAGGTCCCTTGATATCAGGGAAAAGGCCTTCGGCAAGTATCACCCTGCGGTTGCGGAGAGCCTCGACACCCTTGCCGGTCTTTACACGGCAACAGGCAGATATCGAGAGGCCGAGGAGCGTTACAAAACATCCCTTGAAATACGGGAAAAATCCTATGGCAAGGATCAGGCCTTTGCGGCGGACAGCCAGCATAACCTTGGGGTCCTCTACCGCCTGTCAGCCAGGTACGACTCCTCTTCCCACTATCTCCGGAAGGCGTATGACCTGCGTTGGGCCGCCTTAGGGGAAACCCATCCCAAAGTCGGGGCCACCGCGAAAGAGCTCGCCCTTCTTTACGCGTACCAGGGGAAACATAAGGAGAGCCATCGCTTTTTTGTCCAGAGCATAAAGATAGAGGCCGTCAAAAGGAATAATGTCTTTCTCCTCCTCTCCGAAAGGGAGAAGCTCAATTATATGAAGGAGACGGAGATATCCACATTCGAGTTTTTAAGCCATTCCGCGGCATATATGGCTTCGGACGAGTTGGCCGTGAAGGAGACGCTCGATGCCTGGCTCCAATGGAAAGGGGCGGTCATGGAGGCCCAGGGCAAGCACCTCGCCGCTGTGGTCTCTTCCGGCAACGAGAAGGTGAGGGAGCTTTTCCAGAAATTGACAAAGGCCCGGAGGGAGATCGCGAAACTCCAGACCTCCCGGTGGAGCGATGCGACCTTCAAAGAGATCAAGGAGAGCCTCGCATCCCGTGAAAAGGCCAAGGAGAGCCTCGAAGCGGAGCTCTCATCCTTGAGCGGCGATTTCGAGATAGAGAAGAAGGCGGGAAAAACCGACACTGCCGGCATCTCCCGTATACTCCCCACGGACTCCATCTATCTCGATTTTGCAAAGATCGATATATTCGATTTTACGAAAAAAGTCTGGTCCGAGCCCCGGTACCTCGTCTTCATCCTCAGTCCCGGCGCACCACCGCGCGTCGCCCTTCTCGATCTCGGTCCGGCGGAGAAAATAGACCGTCATATCGGGTCTTACCTGAAAGCAATGAACGCTGCCAGGTCAGGGTATGTACCCAACAAAAGAACCCTCGACAAAGAGGGCGGCCTGCTCTATTCGCTCGTCGCGGCCCCCCTCGAACCATACATCAAAGAAAAACGGCACCTGTACATAAGCCCGGACGGAAACCTCAACCTTGTGCCCTTTGAAGTACTGGCAAATGCCGAAGGGATTTATCCCATAGAAAAATATCAGATCAGCTACATTGCCGCCGGAAGGGATATTGCCCGGCTCGAGGGCAAGCACTCGCCAAAGAAACAAGCTGTCGCGGCGCTCATACTTGCCGACCCGGATTATGACCTCGGCGTCACCCTGCCCAACTCGACAACCAAAGAAGGTCCCCGGACTCAGGGCGCCGAAGGGGGGGCTGGGACGAGCGCAGGCGGCCTTAGCTCGTTTTCGAGGCTTCCCGACACAAAAGGCGAGGCGGATACAATCCAGAAAATCCTCACCGAGAAGATGAACATTCCGGTCCGCAATTACCAGGACCGGCACGCGATCGAGGCGGTCCTCCTCGCCGCCGAGTCCCCCGCCATAGTACACCTGGCTACCCACGGCTATTTCATAGGGAAAGATGAGGGCAAGGACACCGCCAACGGCGCCTCCCCCCGGGAATCGCCCCTCAAGGACAGTCCCATGTTCCGCTCCGGCCTCGCCCTCGCGGGCATCAATCTTTCCCTGAAAGAAGGAAAGGACGAAGGCATAATGAGCGCGGAGAAGGTTATGGGCCTCAGGCTTCTGGGCACCGAGCTCGTGGTATTGTCGGCCTGCGAAACGGGAGTGGGGGACGTGGAGAAAGGAGAAGGCGTTTTCGGTCTGAAACGGGCGTTCATACTGTCGGGAGCGAAGGCAGTGGTCCTGAGCCTCTGGAGCGTTCCCAGTGCGGAAACCATGCAGCTCATGACCCGGTTTTACGGGCTCATGGCGGAGGGAAAACCAAAGGCGGAAGCTCTCAGGCAGTCAAAATTGGAGTTAATGAGAAAGAAGGCAAACCCTTTTTATTGGGGCGCCTTTATCCTGGTAGGCAACCCGTACTGAGTGAGATAAATGATATGAAATACCGGCGGCCCGAAAACCGGACCGCCGGATGCAGATCCCTCTCATTAAAAATCTATATCCTGAAACCCCGGACTGAATCCTCAAGAGTGACGGATAGACTGGAGAGCTCAAGGGCAGCCTGTGTCACCTGCTCGGCAGCGCTCGATGATTCTTTTGTTACCGCCGCGACCTGTTCTATGTCCTTCGCGATCTCGTCCGTCGTCGAGTTCATCTCTTCTATGGCGGTAGCGATCTGCTGAACCATGGACTGGAGGTTCGAGGAGCTGCCCACTATCTCGCCAAGGGCTGACCCCGCCTCGTTCGATAGCTCAACGCCGAGTCTCACGCTCTCCGACGCCTCGCCCATGGACTGGACTGCCCTGTCCACTCCGGTTTTAATGGCATTTATCATACTGCCTATCTCTTGCGTGGACTTACCCGTCCTTTCGGCGAGCTTCTTCACCTCGTCCGCAACAACCGCAAATCCCCTGCCTGCCTCTCCGGCCCGGGCCGCCTCTATCGCGGCATTAAGGGCGAGGAGATTTGTCTGATCTGCGATCTCATTGATTACCAGCACTATCTCCCCTATTTTTTCCGACTGTTCCCCAAGCTGCTTCACGAGGTCGGAAGATTTATGTACCGTCTTCGCGATCTCTTTTACCTCATTGACGGACTTGTTCACTATTCCGCTTCCATTCTCCGCCGTGTGAACCATCTCCTTGGCAGATCCTGAAATACTATTCGCATTTTTCGCGATATCGAGAGAAGCCTGCGACATCTCCTCGGAGGCTGTCGATACCTGGATCGTCCTCTCCACCTGTGCCGTGGCGCCCCTCGCCAGCTGTTCTGCGCTTGCGCTCAATTCATGGCTCGCCGATGCAACGCTTGCCGCGGAAGTCTTTACCCCTTTAATCAAAGTCTTCCACGTTTCCACCATGTTTTTCATCGAGTTGAGAAGTTTGCCCACCTCATCATGCCTGTCGGCATTCACTTCGACATCGAGCTCGCCTCTGGCAAGTTTGTCCGCAATCCGTACCCCCTCCGAAAGAGGGACGGTAATGCTCTTGGTGAGAAACCATGCGGTCCCGAGGCCGAGGCCGGCGGCGATAATGCTGAATATGACGAGAAGGAGCCTGAAGAAACTTCCTTTTTTGAGGGCTGCCTCGTGAGCCGCGCTCATGGCCTCTTCCTGGTATGCAATGAGCTTCTCCAGGAGCTCTATATTTTTTGTCCCTGCCGGACGCGCATCCCGTACGAAAGCGGCAAGGGCCTCGTCCCGCTTTCCCGCCTTCGCCAGCTCGCCCACCTTCTGGTTCGCTTCTTTTCCTCTCAGGGCAGTTTCTTTCAGTTCAGCGATGATTTCTTTTCCCTTTTCTGTCTGTTCGAGTTTCTGCAAAGCCGCGAAGCCGGCACCCTGCTCCTGTCTCTTCACGCCGACCAGCTTCTTCTGCTCCTCGATTACGGAAGCATCATCGGTCATTATAATAACGGCCATTCCATAAAATATTTGGTCTATTGCCTTGATCACCGCATTAGATGTAGCCACCTTCGCCACATTCACCTTCATGACCCTGTCGAAGGTGGCGTCCACCTGCTTCATGTTGACATAGGCCATCATGAGCACAATCACCATAATGCCGATTACCATACTGAACCCTATAATAAGCTTTTTACCAATACCCACATCTCTCACCTTTCTTCCTCCTCGTTTCAAGTCTGTCATGCCGGACAAAAGGGCGCTCCATTCATAATAATTTTGTCGAGTATCTGAGTAAAATCTTTATGCTGAATTTATCCGGATATAGTACTTAGTTAAACTACGTATTGTGAAGTGTAACGAGGTGAGATCGGAGATTGATTTTTTTCGTGTGAAGCCCGAGCTTCGCCCGGATATTATCCCTGTGGGTGTCGACAGTTCTCTTCGATATATTCAGGAGGGCCGCGATTTCCTTACTCGTCTTCCCGCCCTTGATAAAGTCGGCAATCTGCATTTCCGTGGGGGTGAAGCGGGAATAGACGGCATTCATCTTCTGAAGAAAAGGTGACATAATTTCGTCCAGAATAGATTCAATGCTCAGCACAAAGGCCTTTTGGCTCTCGTTCAGTTGCCCCGCTTTCAATTTCTCTAGGTATGGGAAAACCAGATCCTTTATATTTCCCATCATTGCCTTTTCCAGCTCCCTCTGATGCTCCTCCCTGTTTCGGAGCAGGACTTTCAACGCCGTATTGGCCTCTTCAAGAAAGACAGACTTTATACCGAGCTCCTCTTCCCGTTTCCTGAGCACCTCTTCCGCGGCCTTTCTTTCAGAGATATCTTTCACAATTCCTTCGTAGTATTCAACCTTACCCTCTCCGTCACGAACGGCCCGAACATTCATGGAGATCCAGATCTCTTCGCCGTCACGGCGGCAGACCTTTGTTTCGAAGCCCACTACCGGCTCTCCTTGTTCCAACCGACGCACGAGGTCCCTGCGATCTTCCGGGCGGACGAAAATCTGAGCACCTATGTCCTTCACCTCCTCCATCATCCGCGCAGGATCGGAGAACCCATGCATTCTTGCAAACGCGGGGTTAACGTTGATATAGGTTCCTCCCGGCGTGCTCCGGAATATACCGATCGTGCTCCTCTGAAAGAGGCTCCGATATTCCGCCTCGCTCTCTCTCAACGCCTCCTGGGCCTGTTTCATACGGGTAATATCGGTCGCGATGTGGATAATGCGCGTCACCTTTCCTTCCTCATCAGCCAGGGGGACGCAGGAGACCAGGAAAGTGCCCCGGAGGGTCTCTATCTCCATTTCAGCGGGTTCTATCGATCCATCAAGGAGGAGCTTCTCCAACGGGCAGCCCGGTGCGGGCAGATTTGCGCCATGGAACAGCTCGTAGCATTTCATGCCCAATACGGCTTCTTCGTCCATCCCCATCAATTCGAGAGCGCATGGATTTATTTCGAGTATGGTGCGGTCTGCGGCAAGGACGATAATCGGTTGGGAGACTTTCCGAAAGAAGATCTCCCAATACTCCTTTCCTGTAAGACCTTTGTTCGTTTTCTTATGAGGCTTTTTCATGAGGCCGCTAATTAAGCTTACCCCCTGCCGTCTCTTCTCTTTTTAATGCGAAGTCCCATTACCATCCAAGAACCTCGTGAGATTAGTATACCTCTGCCGTTCATCTATGTGGACAATTATTTCTCTCTTCTGGTAAATATATATGAACAGGATAATTCCTTCTCCATCCCTGTGCGGGTGAAGAAGGAATAAATTTACGGTCATCGAAAGGAAGAAGGCCATGCAGAGGAAGATTGAGACAGGCGCTAGAAGGCAAAGAGCAATAAGAATCGGTTTTCTTCTTATGTCGGCTGCGGCAATTTTGTTTTATTCCATATCCGCGCCGGCAGCGAAGGACCTGGCCACGATCGGATACATCGAGGAGGTGGTCCTCCTTCCCTGGGGTATCAAACTGCCTGCAAGGGTCGATACCGGGGCATCCATGACATCCCTCGATGCCCGGGATATAGTGGTGAAACAAAAAAAAGTAACCTTTAAGCTGCCGGAGGATTTCGGGGAGCAGGAGTACGACCTGCCCATAGTGCGATATGGCAATGTAACCTCCTCAATGGGGATTCAGGAGAGGCCGGTCGTAGAACTGGAGCTCTGCGTCGGCACCACGAAATTTAAAGTGCTGGTCAATCTGAATGACCGCTCGGCCGTGAAATATCCCCTTATCATCGGGCGTAATCTCCTCCGGCGTGAATTTCTCGTCGATCCGGGAAAGAGACACCTCCAGCCCCCGGCATGCCCCGGCCTGCGACCGAAATGAAACCTGTGGCGCTGGATGCGCTTTTGCCCGGTTCGCTCCTCGTCCCCTTTAGCGCCTTGAAATTGCGCTTCGGTGGGTTGTAGTGTAGAGTGTACTATGCTTTATCCCATACTTATCGTGGAAGATGACCCGAAGATTGCCCGAATCGTAAGGGTATACCTGGAGGGCGCGGGTTTCCGGGTGGTCCATGCGGAGAGAGGGAAAGAGGCCCTTGACGCGGCCCGCAAAGAGAAACCCATGCTGGTGATCCTCGACCTGATGTTGCCTGACACCACGGGCGAAGAACTCTGCCTTGAGCTCAGGGACCTCGGTGAAATCCCTATCATCATGCTCACGGCAAAATCATCCGAAGAGGAGAGGGTCGCGGGCTTCGCCCTCGGCGCGGACGATTACGTGGTAAAGCCCTTCAGCCCCCGCGAGTTGGTTTTCAGGGTGAAGGCGGTGCTCAAACGTTTTGAAAAGGGCGACCTCTCGGGCAAAGAACCTTTAAGCTTTCACGGGGGATCCTTGTCTATAGACGGTCAGGATTACCGGGTAATGAAGGGAGGGAACCTTGTCCGCCTGACCCCCACGGAATTCAAGCTCCTTTTTACCCTGGCAAGCAACCCCCACAGGGTATTCACCCGGGGGGAGCTTGTGGAAAAAGCCCTGGGGTACCAGTTCGAAGGCTATGAGCGAAGCGTTGATGCCCATATCAAGAATATCCGCCGGAAGATCGAAGACGACCTCCAGAACCCTTTCTTTATCCACACGATTTATGGGGTGGGCTATCGTTTTTCTGTGAGTCGGGATGGTTAAGGGCCTTCGTCCCAAGTTTCTACTCCTTCTCCTCGGCGTGGCGCTCCTTTCCCTTTGCAGTGCCCTTGCGGTGCGGGAGCTCATGCTCAGGGATTTCGCATCTTATCTCGAGGGAGAAAAAGAAGATAAGGTGTACTGGATTCTCGCCCACCTCGAAGGCTCCTTTGACCGGAGCTCCGGCTGGAGGCTGGATACGCAGGCAGAAGACGCTCTGTGGGCGCTCAACCTGGGATTTGAGATGAAACTGCGGGACCGTGACGGGAAGCCCGTCATGGATACAGAGCAGGCGATCGCAACTGCCACTCCTCTCGTGAAAAAAAGACTTAAAGCCCTCTCGGATTACAGGGCTGCCGGTCCGACGGGTGATTTCATGCCCTACCCTCTTTTCCTTGGCGGCGTTCAGATCGGCACCCTGGAACTGAGGGAGCTCAAGCCCGCAAAAGAAAGCCTCTTCGTGCGGCGATCCGACCTGTTCTTACTTGCCTCTCTTATCGTCCTCGGCGGTCTTGCTGCACTTCTCAGCATACTTCTATCGCGACGACTCACGAAACCTATCCTTGAACTGTCAAAGGCAGCTTCAGCCATAAGCCGCGGGGACTACACCAAACGCGTGGAGATTCGCAGGCGCGATGAAGTGGGTGATCTTTCTGACGTCTTCAACAGGATGGGTAACGCCATTGAGACCCACGAGACCCTGAGGAGGAAGCTCATTGCCGACGTTGCGCATGAATTAAGGACCCCCCTCGGTGTCATGCGCGGAGAGCTCGAGGCCATGCTGGACGGCCTCATGCCGAACGATCCCGAACGTCTCCAATCACTCTACGATGAAACGGGCCGCCTCAAGCACGTCGTCGATGCCATAGAAGAGTTGAATCAAGCGGAAGCGGGCAGGCTCTCCCTGAAGCGGCAAGATCTTCCCCTGGGACCTTTTCTTGCCAATATAGCCGAAAGATTTAAGGCAAACTTTAAAGAGAAAGGGGTATCCCTGGACTTGGTGCATCGCGGAGAGCCTGTGGTATGGGCGGACCCGGAACGGCTCAGCCAAATCGTGCTCAATCTCCTTAGTAACGCCCTAAAAGCGGCACCCTCAGGCGGGCACGTGCGGATAATAGCTTCGAAAGAGCAAAGCGAGGGGCTTCTCGCGATTGAAGATGACGGACCGGGAATAAGACCGCAAGATCTGCCTTTGATTTTCGAGAGGTTTTATAAAGGCCCGGCAGGAGGTCTCGGAATCGGTCTCACCATCGTGAAAGAACTCACAGAGGCCCACGGAGGGAAAGTAGAGGTGACGAGCGTGTTGGGAAAGGGCGCTTCATTTCTCATTCACCTGCCAGCGGCCGGTCTTCACAATTCTTCATAATCTCTTCGTGAGCCCTTCATATTCCTCCTTTATACTTACACTATAAATTACATATTCCACAAAGGAGGAATAGGAGATGAAAAAAATCGGATTGGCAGCATTAGTGGTAGCATTGGGCGTCGTATTTTTGGGAAGCGCGGCATTCGCATGGCAGGGACGGGGCGGCGGTTGTGGCCCGTGTGCATACGGAAACGGCCAGGAAGCAGGCACGCAGACCCCGATCGACCCCGCCGCACTCAGGGCGTTCCAGAAAGAGACCCTCCCCTTGAGAGATGAGGCGATGGCGAAGCGTGTGGAGATCAGAAACGAATTTGCAAAGGAGAAGCCCGATCAGACAAAGATAGCAACCCTCCAGAAGGAGATGATCGATCTTCGCGCCAAGATCAGGACCGCAGCTCAAAAACAGGGCCTTCCTGCAGGCTACGGACCGGGAATGGGTGGTTCCGGTAAGGGCGGAATGGGTGGTTCGGGTATGGGCGGCAGAGGTGCCGGCCGCGGCAACTGCAATATGTGGTAAAATATACGTTCACCACAGGGACCCCGTTCGTGCGGGGTCCCCGGTTTTTATTTTGAGGAGGCGGCACAGTGTTGATACGAATGGTTTTAATGGCTATTTTGGCGGCATCGATCCTTATGCCTCTGCCTTCCCGGGCCCAGCCGAGGGAGCCGGGATGGTATGAAGGGATGCCTTACGGCCATTCCTGCCCCGGACGCCACTGGGGGCCTTACGGCGGCAGAAGAGCCGTGAAAAACAGCGCAGAGGCGAAACAGGCCATAGAGAAGTATTTTGCCGGCTCGTCGAGGACCCTGCAGGTTGCGATTACCGTCGAAAGAAGGTGGTTCTATATTGCCGAGATTACAGAGCCCGACGGGACTCTTGTAGATAAATTGATCATAGATAAAAGGACCGGAAGGATACGTTCGATTTATTAGTGCATTTCCTCAGTATTAATTGACTTCGCCGTCACTCCTTATGGATCATCACCCATGCCCAGTAATTTCCCGATCTATAGATGCATACGAGAGGATTATGGCCGAGACACTGTTTTTACCGCGAGTACGGTGGTGGGGCGAGAGTATATTTACGCCCCTTCATCCCGGGAGACCTCTCGTTCGACACACTTAGCCCCGGTTTCTTTTGCATCAGCCAATCTCCTTTTCGTGGACTATCTCTTTCTTTACGACGGAAAGGAGCTCCTGGAGGGCGGGCAGCACATCGGTCCTAAACCTTCCCGCAACAAGGAGGAACATGATATCATCGCCCACGTAAAGCTCCCCCTCGTTGATCCACGCCCTGATCTCCGCAATTCCCTCTCTTCTTTTGAATTCTTTTACCGTCTTTTCAAGAAGTTCTTTATCGTAGGAGAGGATCATGCCCTTTACCGGCCTGCCCTCCTTCGAGGTTCCCCTGACTATTCCATTATGGGCAAGCATCATGCCTATCTCATCGGGATCGAAATTCTTCTTTATCTCTTCTATCCATCTGTCTATCACAATCAATTATCTCCCTTACGATGATCCATTTTAATCGTTTTATAATGCCTTCTTTTCAAACCATCGGAACATGGCAATTCCCGCGATGACGAGAATTGCGGCCACAACCCAGTGGTTGATCCCGAAGATCTGAGGCAGGGTGATTTTACCGTACATGCCCCAGCTCAGGATATTACCTTTCATTAAAGGGTACGCTTCGGAAAACAGGGCCGCTCCCACGAGCATTCCGAGAATTCCCCAGACGGCATCCCACCGTCCTTCGCCCAGGGCGCCCAGGGAAGTGCCGGGACAATACCCGAAGAGGGCCCAGCCCGCGCCGAAAAGGAGGCCTCCTATTATATTTGCCCCGAGGATCGTGGGCTTTATGGCCAGCTTCACCAGTCCGAGGTCCTTAAGGAGGTAGACTCCCACCATGGCCACGAGGATCGTGGTAAACATAAATTTCACTATCGTCATATCTTCGAGAAGAAGCGCCCCGAGCTGCTTATCATACCGGATCACCCGCGCCCTCTGAAGTAAATACCCGAAAATGACACCCGTAATAAGGCCGTACATGAGCTCGCTCATCTCTTTACCCCTCCCCTGTAGAGGATGTTCGCCACGATGAGTCCCCCCACGAAGAAGCAAATCAGTGATATGTAACCGCTTGCCGAAAGCTGGAGTGAACCACTCAGCCCGTGTCCGCTCGGTCACCCGTCGGCGAGACGGGCCCCGAACATGGCAACAACCCCTCCCGCAAAGGCGGTGATCCCGCGTTTCATCTTCCCCGGACCGAAACGCTCCTCCCATCTCGACGGCACCGCCTGCACACGAAAACTCCCTGAAGTAGCCGAGGCGATAAGAGAGCCGGCGAAGATGCCGGCAACGAACATCCACTGCCAATCTATCTTCGGTGTCTCCTTTATAAAGTACTCCATTCCTCGTACCCGCTCCTCAGCGAATACTTTCTCAATGAGGCCGGCTGTCCTGACGAAAGTAGTCGATGCCCCTATATACTTGCCCGTAAACCAGGCGGAGAATATGAGGAGCAGACCCGTCAACGCCCCCGCGAGATAGGGATTCCATCCCTTCCCTTCTATGCCCTTTTCCATGGATGACCTCCCTCTCTTATTTCCTATGCGGCAATTACTGTGTTCATAAGATTATCACGGCAAAAAGTCAAGTTTAAACAGCAGCTACTGCCCTTGACATATTATGAGCATATGTTTATAATTAAAAAAATGGATTTTTGATTTGACGACAAGATGGAATAGAGGATTCAACCTCGAGGGCATTTATTTTTCGAGTTAAGGTTTACAATAAAACATCAACGGAGGATTTCTCATGAAAGTATGTTTCGCAGTTGAAAAAGACCAGGGGCTTCAGAGCAGCGTCTACAGTCATTTCGGCTCCGCACCGGCTTTCATCGTGGTCGACACCACGGCGGACCAGGCGGTTGCGGTAGACAATAAAGACTTGCATCATGTTCATGGAGCGTGTAATCCTATTATGGCGATGGGAGGCCAGGACGTGGATGCCGTGGTAGTGGGCGGAATTGGCGCAGGGGCCATCCGGGGCCTGAATTCAAAGGGTATCCGGGTGTTTCGCGCGGTCGCTCCCACGGTGAAAGAGAATCTCGACATTCTCGTGACCACGGGTCTGCCTGAAATGCTGATTCAACATGCCTGTGGCGGCCATGACCAGGGCCACGGCTGCGCACATTAAGGGATTGCTGGGAATGCAGTGTCCTGGAGATCAAAAGGGAGTGTAAAAATGCCGATATACGAGTATAGATGTGAAAAATGCGGAACGGTGACGGAGGTACTCCAACTCGGGAAAGAAGATATTCCCCCCTGCGGGAGTTGTGGCGGCTCCGAT
It contains:
- a CDS encoding YeeE/YedE thiosulfate transporter family protein — protein: MEKGIEGKGWNPYLAGALTGLLLIFSAWFTGKYIGASTTFVRTAGLIEKVFAEERVRGMEYFIKETPKIDWQWMFVAGIFAGSLIASATSGSFRVQAVPSRWEERFGPGKMKRGITAFAGGVVAMFGARLADGUPSGHGLSGSLQLSASGYISLICFFVGGLIVANILYRGGVKR
- a CDS encoding DUF6691 family protein; its protein translation is MSELMYGLITGVIFGYLLQRARVIRYDKQLGALLLEDMTIVKFMFTTILVAMVGVYLLKDLGLVKLAIKPTILGANIIGGLLFGAGWALFGYCPGTSLGALGEGRWDAVWGILGMLVGAALFSEAYPLMKGNILSWGMYGKITLPQIFGINHWVVAAILVIAGIAMFRWFEKKAL
- a CDS encoding molybdenum cofactor biosynthesis protein MoaE, with the translated sequence MIDRWIEEIKKNFDPDEIGMMLAHNGIVRGTSKEGRPVKGMILSYDKELLEKTVKEFKRREGIAEIRAWINEGELYVGDDIMFLLVAGRFRTDVLPALQELLSVVKKEIVHEKEIG
- a CDS encoding NifB/NifX family molybdenum-iron cluster-binding protein: MKVCFAVEKDQGLQSSVYSHFGSAPAFIVVDTTADQAVAVDNKDLHHVHGACNPIMAMGGQDVDAVVVGGIGAGAIRGLNSKGIRVFRAVAPTVKENLDILVTTGLPEMLIQHACGGHDQGHGCAH
- a CDS encoding methyl-accepting chemotaxis protein is translated as MRDVGIGKKLIIGFSMVIGIMVIVLMMAYVNMKQVDATFDRVMKVNVAKVATSNAVIKAIDQIFYGMAVIIMTDDASVIEEQKKLVGVKRQEQGAGFAALQKLEQTEKGKEIIAELKETALRGKEANQKVGELAKAGKRDEALAAFVRDARPAGTKNIELLEKLIAYQEEAMSAAHEAALKKGSFFRLLLVIFSIIAAGLGLGTAWFLTKSITVPLSEGVRIADKLARGELDVEVNADRHDEVGKLLNSMKNMVETWKTLIKGVKTSAASVASASHELSASAEQLARGATAQVERTIQVSTASEEMSQASLDIAKNANSISGSAKEMVHTAENGSGIVNKSVNEVKEIAKTVHKSSDLVKQLGEQSEKIGEIVLVINEIADQTNLLALNAAIEAARAGEAGRGFAVVADEVKKLAERTGKSTQEIGSMINAIKTGVDRAVQSMGEASESVRLGVELSNEAGSALGEIVGSSSNLQSMVQQIATAIEEMNSTTDEIAKDIEQVAAVTKESSSAAEQVTQAALELSSLSVTLEDSVRGFRI
- a CDS encoding ATP-binding protein; translated protein: MVKGLRPKFLLLLLGVALLSLCSALAVRELMLRDFASYLEGEKEDKVYWILAHLEGSFDRSSGWRLDTQAEDALWALNLGFEMKLRDRDGKPVMDTEQAIATATPLVKKRLKALSDYRAAGPTGDFMPYPLFLGGVQIGTLELRELKPAKESLFVRRSDLFLLASLIVLGGLAALLSILLSRRLTKPILELSKAASAISRGDYTKRVEIRRRDEVGDLSDVFNRMGNAIETHETLRRKLIADVAHELRTPLGVMRGELEAMLDGLMPNDPERLQSLYDETGRLKHVVDAIEELNQAEAGRLSLKRQDLPLGPFLANIAERFKANFKEKGVSLDLVHRGEPVVWADPERLSQIVLNLLSNALKAAPSGGHVRIIASKEQSEGLLAIEDDGPGIRPQDLPLIFERFYKGPAGGLGIGLTIVKELTEAHGGKVEVTSVLGKGASFLIHLPAAGLHNSS
- a CDS encoding RimK/LysX family protein; the protein is MQRKIETGARRQRAIRIGFLLMSAAAILFYSISAPAAKDLATIGYIEEVVLLPWGIKLPARVDTGASMTSLDARDIVVKQKKVTFKLPEDFGEQEYDLPIVRYGNVTSSMGIQERPVVELELCVGTTKFKVLVNLNDRSAVKYPLIIGRNLLRREFLVDPGKRHLQPPACPGLRPK
- a CDS encoding response regulator transcription factor, coding for MLYPILIVEDDPKIARIVRVYLEGAGFRVVHAERGKEALDAARKEKPMLVILDLMLPDTTGEELCLELRDLGEIPIIMLTAKSSEEERVAGFALGADDYVVKPFSPRELVFRVKAVLKRFEKGDLSGKEPLSFHGGSLSIDGQDYRVMKGGNLVRLTPTEFKLLFTLASNPHRVFTRGELVEKALGYQFEGYERSVDAHIKNIRRKIEDDLQNPFFIHTIYGVGYRFSVSRDG
- a CDS encoding CHAT domain-containing tetratricopeptide repeat protein yields the protein EIREKALGKDHLEVAETLNSLGGLYQSRGAIKEAEQYFRRSLDIREKAFGKYHPAVAESLDTLAGLYTATGRYREAEERYKTSLEIREKSYGKDQAFAADSQHNLGVLYRLSARYDSSSHYLRKAYDLRWAALGETHPKVGATAKELALLYAYQGKHKESHRFFVQSIKIEAVKRNNVFLLLSEREKLNYMKETEISTFEFLSHSAAYMASDELAVKETLDAWLQWKGAVMEAQGKHLAAVVSSGNEKVRELFQKLTKARREIAKLQTSRWSDATFKEIKESLASREKAKESLEAELSSLSGDFEIEKKAGKTDTAGISRILPTDSIYLDFAKIDIFDFTKKVWSEPRYLVFILSPGAPPRVALLDLGPAEKIDRHIGSYLKAMNAARSGYVPNKRTLDKEGGLLYSLVAAPLEPYIKEKRHLYISPDGNLNLVPFEVLANAEGIYPIEKYQISYIAAGRDIARLEGKHSPKKQAVAALILADPDYDLGVTLPNSTTKEGPRTQGAEGGAGTSAGGLSSFSRLPDTKGEADTIQKILTEKMNIPVRNYQDRHAIEAVLLAAESPAIVHLATHGYFIGKDEGKDTANGASPRESPLKDSPMFRSGLALAGINLSLKEGKDEGIMSAEKVMGLRLLGTELVVLSACETGVGDVEKGEGVFGLKRAFILSGAKAVVLSLWSVPSAETMQLMTRFYGLMAEGKPKAEALRQSKLELMRKKANPFYWGAFILVGNPY
- a CDS encoding PAS domain S-box protein gives rise to the protein MKKPHKKTNKGLTGKEYWEIFFRKVSQPIIVLAADRTILEINPCALELMGMDEEAVLGMKCYELFHGANLPAPGCPLEKLLLDGSIEPAEMEIETLRGTFLVSCVPLADEEGKVTRIIHIATDITRMKQAQEALRESEAEYRSLFQRSTIGIFRSTPGGTYINVNPAFARMHGFSDPARMMEEVKDIGAQIFVRPEDRRDLVRRLEQGEPVVGFETKVCRRDGEEIWISMNVRAVRDGEGKVEYYEGIVKDISERKAAEEVLRKREEELGIKSVFLEEANTALKVLLRNREEHQRELEKAMMGNIKDLVFPYLEKLKAGQLNESQKAFVLSIESILDEIMSPFLQKMNAVYSRFTPTEMQIADFIKGGKTSKEIAALLNISKRTVDTHRDNIRAKLGLHTKKINLRSHLVTLHNT